One window of the Niallia circulans genome contains the following:
- the hisF gene encoding imidazole glycerol phosphate synthase subunit HisF yields the protein MLTKRIIPCLDVKEGRVVKGIQFVQLRDAGDPVELARFYDEQGADELVFLDISASHEGRKTMVEVVKEVASELAIPFTVGGGINSLEDMKKILRAGADKVSLNTAAVLNPALIEEGANFFGSQCIVVAIDAKYDSELATWRVYTHGGRKPVNKDVITWAKEAVALGAGEILLTSMDTDGEKNGFNLALTKSVSEAVSVPVIASGGAGNAAHFEEAFKMGKADAALAASIFHYKETSVLEVKSYLKEKGVLVR from the coding sequence ATGTTAACAAAGCGAATTATTCCATGTTTAGATGTAAAAGAGGGACGTGTGGTCAAAGGAATTCAATTTGTTCAATTAAGAGATGCGGGGGATCCCGTTGAATTAGCGCGTTTCTATGATGAACAAGGAGCAGATGAGCTTGTATTTCTCGACATTTCTGCATCACATGAAGGTAGAAAAACGATGGTGGAGGTAGTAAAAGAAGTTGCATCAGAACTTGCCATTCCTTTTACTGTTGGAGGAGGAATAAACTCCCTAGAAGATATGAAGAAAATTCTGCGGGCTGGTGCCGATAAAGTATCTTTAAATACAGCAGCAGTGTTAAACCCTGCTTTGATTGAAGAGGGAGCTAATTTTTTTGGATCTCAATGTATCGTTGTTGCCATTGATGCTAAATATGATTCTGAGCTTGCCACATGGCGTGTCTATACTCATGGTGGTAGGAAACCAGTAAATAAGGATGTAATTACATGGGCAAAAGAGGCTGTGGCTTTGGGAGCAGGGGAAATATTGTTAACAAGCATGGATACGGATGGGGAGAAGAATGGATTTAACTTAGCATTAACCAAATCGGTAAGTGAGGCTGTTTCTGTTCCAGTTATCGCTTCTGGAGGAGCCGGTAACGCCGCTCATTTTGAAGAGGCATTTAAAATGGGCAAAGCTGATGCTGCACTTGCGGCTTCCATTTTCCATTATAAAGAAACATCCGTTTTGGAAGTGAAGAGCTATTTAAAGGAAAAAGGAGTGCTTGTACGATGA
- a CDS encoding HPr family phosphocarrier protein — protein sequence MVEQEITVDLKSGLQARPAALFVQEASNYLSEVFIEKDGRRVNAKSIMGIMGLAIHSGATIKLIVDGSDEVEALQNLTGLLK from the coding sequence ATGGTAGAGCAAGAGATTACAGTGGACTTAAAATCTGGACTTCAAGCACGACCCGCAGCTTTATTTGTCCAAGAGGCAAGTAATTATTTATCTGAAGTATTTATTGAAAAGGATGGAAGAAGAGTGAATGCAAAGAGTATTATGGGAATAATGGGTCTAGCTATTCATTCAGGGGCAACAATAAAATTAATAGTTGATGGCAGTGATGAAGTGGAAGCGCTTCAAAATTTAACAGGTTTATTAAAGTAA
- the hisB gene encoding imidazoleglycerol-phosphate dehydratase HisB, translating to MARTAAISRKTGETNIQLSFNVDGEGVSELDTGVPFMNHMLDLFTKHGQFNLTVQANGDIEVDDHHTTEDIGICLGLAIKEALGDKRGIKRYGNSFVPMDETLAQVVIDLSNRPHLEFRAEFPNDKVGTFDTELVHEFLWKLALEARMNLHVILHYGKNTHHMIEAIFKAMARALDEATTIDPRIKGIPSTKGML from the coding sequence ATGGCAAGGACAGCTGCAATTAGTAGAAAAACAGGTGAAACGAACATTCAGTTATCTTTTAATGTAGACGGAGAAGGAGTTTCTGAACTAGACACAGGTGTACCATTTATGAATCATATGCTCGACTTATTTACCAAACATGGTCAATTTAATTTAACAGTTCAAGCGAATGGAGATATTGAGGTAGATGATCACCATACAACAGAGGATATTGGGATATGTTTAGGATTGGCCATAAAAGAGGCGCTCGGAGATAAAAGAGGGATTAAGCGCTATGGGAATAGCTTTGTACCAATGGATGAAACATTGGCACAAGTGGTTATCGATTTAAGCAACAGACCTCATCTAGAATTCCGAGCAGAGTTTCCAAATGATAAGGTAGGAACCTTTGATACAGAACTGGTACATGAATTTCTCTGGAAACTAGCGTTAGAAGCTAGAATGAATCTGCACGTTATTTTGCACTATGGGAAAAATACCCATCATATGATCGAAGCGATCTTTAAAGCGATGGCTCGTGCATTAGATGAAGCCACGACGATTGACCCAAGAATTAAAGGAATTCCTTCCACGAAAGGAATGCTGTAA
- a CDS encoding nuclease-related domain-containing protein, whose translation MYVNPVKKDLKVRKLEALLKRGDKHSSIKKDVSIYLRGYKGEKHLTYYLDFIPEKECFIIHNLRLYDGKSYFQIDYLLLTHCFFIIIDCKNYLGTLLFDTTLNQFTRIRNNQEEGYLDPLSQMKRLKRQLESFLQKRHFPIPPIKPIVIISKPSTIIKAIPR comes from the coding sequence TTGTATGTTAACCCTGTTAAAAAGGATTTAAAGGTAAGAAAATTAGAAGCACTCTTAAAACGCGGAGATAAACATTCGTCCATCAAAAAAGATGTATCGATTTATTTACGCGGCTATAAAGGAGAAAAGCACCTAACCTATTATCTCGATTTTATCCCTGAGAAGGAATGCTTTATTATTCATAATCTTCGTTTATACGATGGAAAATCTTATTTTCAAATAGACTATCTCTTGTTGACACATTGCTTTTTTATTATCATTGATTGTAAAAACTATTTAGGCACATTACTATTTGATACAACTTTAAACCAATTTACCCGAATTCGAAATAATCAAGAAGAGGGCTACCTGGATCCCCTCTCTCAAATGAAAAGATTAAAGCGCCAACTAGAATCGTTCTTACAAAAACGCCACTTTCCTATTCCTCCTATCAAGCCAATCGTTATTATATCCAAACCTTCTACTATCATAAAGGCAATCCCTCGATAA
- the trxB gene encoding thioredoxin-disulfide reductase translates to MTEEKIYDVIIIGAGPAGMTAAVYTSRANLSTLMIERGIPGGQMANTEDVENFPGFESILGPDLSNKMFNHAKKFGAEYAYGDIKEIVDGKEYKTVKAGSKEFKARSIIISTGAEYKKVGVPGEKELGGRGVSYCAVCDGAFFKNKRLFVIGGGDSAVEEGVYLTRFASQVTIVHRRDELRAQKILQKRAFDNEKVDFIWNHTIKSINEKDGKVGSVTLVSTVDQSEQELEADGVFIYIGMVPLSKPFESLGITNENGYIETNDQMETKVPGIFAAGDIREKTLRQIVTATGDGSIAAQSAQHYVEELAEELKQQA, encoded by the coding sequence ATGACGGAAGAAAAAATTTATGATGTTATTATAATTGGAGCAGGTCCAGCTGGAATGACAGCTGCGGTTTATACATCTCGTGCTAATCTTTCTACATTAATGATTGAAAGAGGAATACCAGGCGGGCAAATGGCAAATACAGAAGATGTAGAAAATTTCCCTGGATTTGAAAGTATCTTAGGCCCTGATTTATCCAATAAAATGTTTAATCATGCGAAAAAATTCGGTGCTGAATACGCATATGGTGACATTAAGGAAATAGTGGATGGAAAAGAATATAAAACAGTAAAAGCTGGATCAAAAGAATTTAAAGCAAGATCTATTATTATTTCAACAGGTGCAGAATATAAAAAAGTTGGAGTTCCTGGGGAAAAAGAATTAGGTGGACGCGGCGTATCTTATTGTGCTGTTTGTGATGGAGCATTCTTTAAGAATAAGCGATTATTCGTTATTGGCGGCGGAGATTCAGCTGTTGAAGAAGGGGTATACTTAACTCGTTTTGCTTCCCAAGTTACCATTGTGCACAGACGTGACGAATTAAGAGCACAAAAAATCTTGCAAAAAAGAGCGTTTGATAATGAAAAAGTAGACTTTATCTGGAATCATACCATTAAGTCCATTAATGAAAAAGATGGCAAAGTGGGTAGTGTGACACTTGTTTCGACAGTAGATCAGTCCGAGCAAGAATTAGAGGCAGATGGTGTCTTTATTTACATTGGCATGGTTCCATTATCTAAACCGTTTGAAAGCTTAGGGATTACCAATGAAAATGGTTATATTGAAACAAATGACCAAATGGAAACAAAGGTGCCTGGTATTTTTGCAGCTGGTGATATTCGTGAAAAAACACTTCGTCAAATTGTTACAGCAACAGGAGACGGAAGTATCGCCGCGCAAAGTGCACAACACTATGTAGAAGAGCTAGCTGAAGAGTTAAAACAACAAGCATAA
- the hisH gene encoding imidazole glycerol phosphate synthase subunit HisH, which yields MIGIIDYGMGNLFSVSKALERLGAPYFISEDKDKLLQADALILPGVGAFKDAMEKLKKTGLSEMISVFVDSGRPLLGICLGMQLLFESSEEHGYSEGLNLLPGKVVRFPGITESGAAYKVPHMGWNKLHFKRESLVTSDLEDDFVYFVHSYYADTNEGVIIASCSYDKEVPAVVGRNNVFGMQFHPEKSSKLGMQLLSNFANLIQKG from the coding sequence ATGATCGGAATTATTGACTATGGAATGGGGAATTTGTTCAGCGTAAGTAAAGCATTAGAAAGATTAGGTGCTCCCTATTTTATTTCAGAGGATAAAGATAAATTACTTCAGGCAGATGCATTGATTCTTCCAGGTGTCGGAGCGTTTAAAGATGCAATGGAAAAATTAAAGAAGACGGGCCTATCTGAAATGATTTCTGTATTTGTTGATAGTGGGAGGCCTTTGTTAGGCATTTGCTTAGGGATGCAGTTATTGTTCGAATCAAGTGAGGAGCATGGATACAGTGAAGGGTTAAATTTACTACCTGGAAAAGTGGTTCGTTTTCCTGGCATTACAGAAAGTGGTGCGGCCTATAAGGTTCCTCATATGGGCTGGAATAAGTTGCATTTTAAAAGAGAGTCTTTGGTCACATCTGATTTGGAAGATGATTTCGTTTATTTTGTGCACTCGTATTATGCAGATACTAACGAGGGTGTTATTATAGCAAGCTGTTCCTATGATAAAGAGGTTCCAGCAGTAGTAGGAAGAAACAATGTGTTTGGCATGCAGTTTCATCCGGAGAAAAGTAGCAAATTGGGGATGCAATTATTAAGCAACTTTGCGAATTTAATACAGAAAGGATGA
- a CDS encoding tetratricopeptide repeat protein encodes MNKNSDRVQPVGKLITFNPTGEFYFNKGIKAYHQRDYYKSLKYLQRALALEPGEPMIACQLAVVYADIGEYQKSNELLHVIIEELDEDMVECYYFLANNYAHLGFFKDAYYHAKLYLSLDKDGEFVEDTEDLMEVLSLESEELEEEEANEEEDLITRQEQARALLESGNFAQAVEALTKIIQDYPEYWSAYNNLALAHFYLGQSEKASEILEHVLTNNIGNLHALCNKLVFAYYQNNDRHVKEMAAILRKINPISIDHQFKLGTTFALIGEYDTAYFWLKKIYKQGFQGDGSFYYWLSYAAYYTGNKQTAKKAWKKVMDIHPEKEGQEPWNNSEYTINGFEEHVSSILKRFESSHAEERMFATFLTSISSQKDKILSSSVFQQENAFTQIEKKYRDFVKNGTEIEDPFLYVAHHTAEQIYTNYHPIGTEETSLYLLWFSAIMEMQTEGALFKNCIASAAAIDYLWSQSREKKKTQQEIANNYGLSTSTLQKYIKSMKNFMQPIYN; translated from the coding sequence ATGAATAAAAACTCAGATAGAGTACAACCAGTGGGTAAACTTATTACATTTAATCCTACAGGCGAATTTTATTTTAACAAAGGAATTAAGGCATATCATCAAAGAGATTATTATAAATCCCTTAAATATTTGCAAAGAGCACTGGCGTTAGAACCGGGAGAACCAATGATTGCATGTCAGCTTGCGGTCGTTTATGCAGATATTGGAGAATATCAAAAATCGAATGAACTTCTCCATGTTATTATTGAAGAATTAGATGAGGACATGGTTGAGTGTTATTATTTCCTAGCTAATAATTACGCCCATTTGGGATTTTTTAAAGATGCATATTATCATGCAAAACTATATTTAAGTTTGGATAAAGATGGGGAGTTTGTAGAGGATACAGAAGATCTTATGGAAGTGTTATCTCTCGAATCAGAGGAGCTCGAGGAAGAGGAAGCTAACGAGGAAGAAGATCTTATTACAAGACAGGAGCAGGCAAGGGCTTTGCTTGAATCTGGTAACTTTGCACAAGCTGTCGAAGCTTTAACAAAGATTATTCAAGATTATCCGGAATACTGGTCAGCATATAATAATTTAGCGTTAGCCCATTTCTATCTTGGACAATCGGAAAAGGCAAGTGAGATTTTGGAGCATGTTTTAACGAATAATATCGGAAACTTACATGCTTTGTGTAATAAACTTGTATTTGCTTATTATCAAAATAACGATAGACATGTGAAAGAAATGGCTGCTATTTTAAGAAAAATCAACCCTATTTCTATTGACCATCAGTTCAAACTAGGAACTACTTTCGCACTTATTGGTGAATATGATACAGCCTATTTTTGGTTGAAGAAGATTTATAAACAAGGATTTCAGGGAGATGGTTCTTTTTACTATTGGCTATCTTATGCAGCTTATTACACAGGAAATAAGCAAACAGCAAAGAAAGCATGGAAAAAGGTAATGGATATCCATCCAGAAAAAGAAGGGCAAGAGCCTTGGAATAACTCGGAATATACAATCAATGGATTTGAGGAGCATGTAAGCTCCATTCTCAAAAGATTTGAAAGCAGCCATGCTGAGGAGCGAATGTTTGCTACTTTTTTAACTTCTATATCTTCTCAAAAAGATAAGATTTTGTCTTCTTCTGTTTTTCAGCAAGAGAATGCTTTTACACAAATAGAAAAAAAATATCGTGATTTTGTGAAAAATGGCACTGAAATAGAGGATCCATTTTTATATGTTGCACATCATACAGCCGAACAAATTTATACCAACTATCATCCAATTGGTACGGAAGAAACTAGCTTATATTTATTATGGTTTTCAGCTATCATGGAAATGCAAACAGAAGGAGCTTTATTTAAAAATTGTATTGCAAGTGCAGCTGCTATTGATTATCTGTGGAGTCAATCTCGAGAGAAGAAGAAAACTCAGCAAGAAATTGCCAATAATTATGGACTTTCTACCTCTACTTTACAAAAATATATAAAATCAATGAAGAATTTTATGCAGCCCATCTATAACTAA
- a CDS encoding NUDIX hydrolase: protein MQRVTNCLLLKDNKVLLLQKPRRGWWVAPGGKMEPGESVRDSCIREYREETGIYLRNPNIKGIFTFIIKEGDKIISEWMMFTFFSTNADGVNVDESAEGKIVWHDLDDVKNLPMAEGDYHILDYMIHGNGIIYGTFTYTPDFELISYRLDPS from the coding sequence TTGCAACGTGTGACGAATTGTTTGTTACTTAAAGATAATAAAGTCTTATTGCTACAAAAACCAAGACGTGGCTGGTGGGTAGCGCCTGGCGGAAAAATGGAGCCGGGAGAATCTGTTAGAGATTCCTGTATTCGTGAGTATAGAGAAGAAACAGGTATTTATTTACGAAATCCTAACATCAAAGGAATTTTTACCTTTATTATTAAAGAGGGAGATAAGATTATATCGGAGTGGATGATGTTCACCTTTTTCTCTACGAATGCAGATGGTGTCAATGTAGACGAATCAGCTGAAGGGAAAATTGTCTGGCACGATTTAGATGATGTGAAAAATTTGCCAATGGCTGAGGGCGATTATCATATTTTAGATTACATGATCCATGGAAATGGAATAATCTATGGAACATTTACTTATACACCAGATTTCGAATTAATTAGTTACCGATTAGATCCAAGCTAA
- a CDS encoding MerR family transcriptional regulator: MKIGEFVALLNTTKDTVRHYEELNLLKPNWQNNKKEYSDKEILDFQVVNELKKYGFSLKDIQKISSLKEAVDYGDKQFIGQVHQILTGQLEKLLQEENEIRERRLILENEAKKLKNLL; encoded by the coding sequence ATGAAAATTGGGGAATTTGTAGCGTTGTTAAATACAACAAAAGATACTGTTCGGCATTATGAAGAGCTAAATTTATTAAAACCAAATTGGCAAAATAATAAAAAGGAATATAGTGATAAAGAAATCCTCGACTTTCAAGTGGTAAATGAGTTGAAAAAATATGGTTTTTCCTTAAAAGATATTCAGAAAATCTCTTCTTTAAAAGAGGCAGTGGATTATGGGGATAAGCAATTCATTGGCCAAGTTCATCAAATTTTAACGGGACAATTAGAGAAGCTGCTGCAAGAGGAAAATGAAATACGAGAACGTCGGCTGATTTTAGAAAATGAAGCAAAGAAATTAAAGAATTTATTATAA
- the hisIE gene encoding bifunctional phosphoribosyl-AMP cyclohydrolase/phosphoribosyl-ATP diphosphatase HisIE, with translation MKLDELKFDEKGLIPAVVQDVVTKEVLTLAYMNKESLEKSIRTGETWFYSRSRQELWHKGGTSGNTQSIVEIKYDCDQDALVVLIQPNGPACHNGTTSCFVDSMYQNKARDVISADYQILANLEKVIEERDIKRPEGTYTTYLFEKGVDKILKKVGEEAAEVIIAAKNRDAEELKWEASDLLYHLFVLLREQKLPFSEILQVLEARHEEKTGK, from the coding sequence ATGAAATTAGATGAATTGAAATTTGATGAAAAAGGATTAATACCTGCTGTCGTACAGGATGTTGTGACAAAAGAGGTGTTAACCTTGGCTTATATGAATAAAGAATCATTAGAAAAATCCATACGCACCGGAGAAACATGGTTTTATAGCCGGTCTAGACAGGAATTATGGCATAAAGGAGGAACAAGTGGAAATACACAATCTATTGTAGAAATAAAATACGACTGCGATCAAGATGCATTAGTAGTGCTAATTCAACCGAATGGTCCCGCTTGCCATAATGGAACAACAAGCTGTTTTGTAGACAGCATGTATCAAAACAAAGCAAGGGATGTAATTTCAGCGGACTATCAAATTCTTGCTAATTTAGAGAAAGTTATTGAAGAAAGAGATATTAAGCGCCCAGAAGGTACCTATACAACGTATCTATTTGAAAAGGGGGTAGATAAAATTCTCAAGAAAGTTGGCGAAGAAGCGGCCGAAGTTATTATTGCTGCAAAAAATCGCGATGCAGAAGAATTGAAGTGGGAAGCATCTGACCTTCTTTACCATTTATTTGTCTTATTAAGAGAACAAAAACTGCCATTTTCTGAGATTTTGCAGGTGCTGGAAGCGCGCCATGAAGAAAAGACAGGGAAGTAA
- the whiA gene encoding DNA-binding protein WhiA, with protein sequence MSFASETKKELTTIEAKNCCGKAELSALIQMNGTLSFSNQRLVVNIQTENAAIARRIYTLIKRYFDIPVELLVRKKMRLKKNNVYIVRISNQGKEVLEELSILKEGFVFTHEISPDLIKKKCCKRSYLRGAFLAGGSVNNPETSSYHLEIASLYKEHIIALSDLMNTFGLKSKTLERKKGFIAYLKEAEKITEFLNIIGAHGALLRFEDIRIVRDMRNSVNRLVNCETANLNKTIGAALRQVENIRYIDKTVGLQILPDKLREIAELRVAYQDVTLKELGEMVSSGNISKSGINHRLRKIDEIADALRRGEKVN encoded by the coding sequence ATGTCTTTTGCTTCAGAAACTAAAAAAGAATTAACAACAATTGAAGCCAAAAATTGTTGTGGAAAAGCAGAATTATCAGCATTAATTCAAATGAATGGGACACTTTCCTTTTCTAACCAGAGGCTAGTTGTAAATATCCAGACAGAGAATGCAGCTATCGCAAGAAGAATTTATACGCTAATAAAAAGGTATTTTGATATCCCGGTTGAACTATTAGTCCGCAAAAAAATGCGTTTAAAAAAGAACAATGTCTATATTGTGCGAATTTCTAATCAAGGAAAAGAAGTGCTTGAGGAACTGAGCATTCTTAAAGAAGGTTTTGTGTTTACACATGAAATTTCTCCAGATCTTATTAAGAAAAAATGCTGTAAACGATCTTATTTACGCGGAGCCTTTCTAGCAGGAGGTTCGGTTAATAACCCAGAAACTTCTTCCTACCATTTGGAAATCGCTTCTTTATATAAAGAACATATTATTGCGCTTAGTGATTTAATGAATACATTTGGGTTAAAAAGTAAGACATTAGAAAGAAAAAAAGGTTTTATTGCTTATTTAAAGGAAGCAGAAAAAATAACCGAATTTCTTAATATTATCGGTGCCCATGGAGCGCTTCTTCGTTTTGAAGACATTCGAATTGTGAGAGATATGAGAAATTCAGTTAACCGTTTAGTCAATTGCGAAACAGCTAATTTAAATAAGACAATTGGGGCTGCATTAAGACAGGTTGAGAATATTCGTTATATTGATAAAACAGTCGGCTTACAAATTTTACCTGATAAACTTAGAGAAATTGCCGAACTTCGAGTTGCCTATCAAGATGTAACTTTAAAAGAATTAGGAGAAATGGTATCATCTGGTAACATCAGTAAATCTGGCATCAATCACCGTTTAAGAAAAATAGATGAAATTGCCGATGCACTTCGTCGTGGAGAAAAAGTCAATTAA
- the hisA gene encoding 1-(5-phosphoribosyl)-5-[(5-phosphoribosylamino)methylideneamino]imidazole-4-carboxamide isomerase, producing the protein MTFTLYPAIDMRGGKCVRLQQGNYEKETIYGDSPFDMAKSFVDHGAKWIHMVDLDGAKDGKKVNDQFVIDTATKLGVKVQIGGGIRKEEDIVHYLENGITRVIIGSIAVSQPDFAMEMIRKYGKGIVIGIDAKNGFVATHGWLSTSEVKAVELGKRFADAGAETFIFTDIATDGMLSGPNVKAIEEMALITKKEVIASGGISSIKDLNQLKKSDSRGAIIGKALYEKRFTLREALEQLNGK; encoded by the coding sequence ATGACCTTCACTTTATATCCGGCCATTGATATGCGAGGCGGAAAATGCGTTCGTTTACAGCAAGGGAATTATGAAAAAGAAACAATTTATGGAGATTCACCATTTGATATGGCAAAAAGCTTTGTAGACCACGGTGCGAAGTGGATTCATATGGTTGATCTAGATGGTGCGAAGGATGGCAAGAAAGTAAATGATCAATTTGTCATTGATACAGCAACAAAATTAGGAGTAAAAGTGCAAATTGGTGGCGGTATTAGAAAAGAAGAAGATATTGTCCATTACCTTGAGAATGGGATAACAAGAGTAATAATTGGCAGTATCGCTGTTTCACAGCCAGACTTTGCGATGGAGATGATCCGCAAATATGGAAAGGGAATAGTGATAGGTATCGATGCAAAAAATGGATTTGTTGCGACACATGGTTGGCTGTCTACTTCAGAAGTAAAAGCAGTAGAACTTGGAAAACGCTTTGCAGATGCTGGGGCGGAAACTTTTATTTTTACGGATATTGCAACAGATGGAATGCTAAGTGGACCCAATGTTAAAGCGATTGAGGAAATGGCTCTGATAACGAAAAAAGAAGTGATCGCATCTGGCGGAATCAGCAGTATAAAAGATTTGAATCAACTAAAGAAAAGCGACTCTAGAGGTGCGATTATTGGTAAAGCATTATATGAAAAAAGATTCACGCTCCGAGAAGCGTTAGAACAATTGAATGGGAAGTAA
- a CDS encoding gluconeogenesis factor YvcK family protein, with product MSEKEQPRIVIIGGGTGLSVLLRGLKKYPVDITAIVTVADDGGSSGRLREDLDIPAPGDVRNVLAALSDVEPLVEEMFQHRFTNSKDLDGHSLGNLILAAMTSITGNFTYAIQEMSKVLNVRGKVLPATSHSVILNAVMEDGSIVIGESNIPEAGKKIKKVFLTPEDSEPLPETIHAIEQADLIVMGPGSLYTSILPNLVVPEIKAAVREAKAKKVYVCNIMTQAGETSDYTASDHVKALYEHVEKPFIDTIIVNKTNIPASIQQRYDEEKAKPVVFDINRLERMDLDVIAGDIIKLDQGVIRHNTLEVAKILYSIID from the coding sequence ATGAGTGAAAAGGAACAGCCAAGAATTGTAATCATCGGGGGAGGAACTGGCCTTTCTGTGCTTCTGCGTGGATTGAAAAAGTATCCAGTAGACATAACGGCAATCGTAACAGTAGCCGATGATGGAGGAAGCTCTGGAAGATTAAGAGAGGATCTCGATATCCCTGCTCCTGGAGACGTTCGTAATGTGTTAGCCGCGTTATCGGATGTCGAGCCCTTAGTGGAGGAAATGTTTCAACATCGCTTCACGAATAGCAAAGATTTAGATGGACATTCATTAGGTAACTTAATCTTAGCGGCCATGACTTCCATTACTGGTAACTTTACCTATGCGATTCAAGAAATGAGCAAAGTACTTAATGTCCGTGGTAAAGTATTACCTGCGACTAGTCATAGTGTTATCTTAAATGCGGTAATGGAAGATGGATCGATTGTAATAGGGGAGTCTAATATTCCAGAGGCTGGGAAAAAGATAAAAAAAGTTTTCCTAACCCCCGAAGATTCTGAGCCGCTTCCTGAAACGATACATGCTATCGAGCAAGCCGATTTAATTGTGATGGGGCCTGGAAGCTTATATACTAGTATCTTACCAAACTTAGTCGTTCCAGAAATCAAAGCGGCAGTCCGAGAAGCGAAAGCGAAAAAAGTCTATGTGTGCAATATAATGACACAAGCAGGAGAAACGTCCGATTATACGGCAAGTGATCATGTGAAGGCACTATATGAACATGTAGAAAAGCCATTTATTGATACAATAATCGTGAACAAAACGAATATTCCTGCAAGTATACAACAAAGATATGATGAAGAAAAAGCAAAGCCTGTGGTTTTTGATATTAATCGGCTGGAACGGATGGATTTAGATGTAATAGCTGGTGATATCATTAAGCTTGATCAAGGTGTTATTCGCCATAATACTCTAGAAGTGGCGAAAATTCTCTATTCAATTATCGATTGA
- the rapZ gene encoding RNase adapter RapZ, translating into MEPQVVIITGMSGAGKTVVIQSFEDLGFFCVDNLPPTLLPKFLELMKESENKMNKVALGMDLRGREFFDDLFTALDDLATSWVVPKILFLDADDSALVRRYKETRRVHPLAPAGLPLEGIKLERELLEELKGRAQIIYNTSQSSPRELREKILKEFSVNKQSIFTVNVMSFGFKHGLPIDADLVFDVRFLPNPHYVEHMRPKTGLDVEVSSYVLKWTETGQFLEKVIDLLTFMLPQYKREGKSQLVIAIGCTGGQHRSVALAEYIGHHFEKEYNIAIAHRDMERRKDQQA; encoded by the coding sequence ATGGAACCACAAGTCGTAATCATCACAGGTATGTCAGGAGCAGGAAAAACAGTTGTTATTCAAAGCTTTGAAGACTTAGGCTTTTTTTGTGTGGACAACTTACCGCCTACACTTTTACCTAAGTTTCTCGAACTTATGAAAGAGTCGGAGAATAAGATGAATAAGGTTGCTCTTGGGATGGATTTGCGGGGGAGAGAATTTTTTGATGATTTGTTCACTGCACTAGATGATTTGGCAACTTCCTGGGTTGTTCCCAAGATCCTTTTTCTAGACGCTGATGACAGTGCCCTTGTTAGAAGATATAAGGAGACTAGAAGAGTTCATCCCCTTGCACCGGCTGGGCTTCCTTTAGAAGGAATTAAATTGGAACGAGAATTGTTAGAAGAGCTCAAAGGAAGAGCGCAAATTATTTATAATACATCACAAAGCTCACCGAGAGAACTTCGTGAAAAGATTCTAAAAGAATTCTCTGTTAATAAACAATCTATCTTTACTGTAAATGTGATGAGTTTTGGATTTAAACATGGACTTCCTATTGATGCGGATTTAGTATTTGATGTGCGTTTTTTACCAAACCCTCATTACGTTGAGCATATGAGACCGAAAACTGGATTAGACGTAGAGGTATCCAGTTATGTATTGAAATGGACGGAAACAGGCCAATTTTTAGAAAAAGTCATTGATTTATTAACATTTATGCTGCCTCAATATAAGAGAGAAGGAAAATCGCAGCTAGTTATTGCGATTGGCTGTACTGGGGGACAGCATCGATCTGTTGCATTAGCTGAGTATATCGGCCATCATTTTGAAAAAGAATATAATATTGCTATTGCTCACCGTGATATGGAGAGGAGAAAGGACCAACAGGCATGA